CGGGCCGCCTCTAGAGTCCCTTGGTGAGCAACTCACTAAACAGATGGTGGAATTAATCACAGAACCTATGGTATTGTTGAGTTTACCAAAAACAGTGCATTCAATTCAAACCACCTCCCGTGCCCAATTATTGCGGCAAACAGCCGAGGTAATTTCTAATGCCATCCAATCTCAACAAGTGCAAGCAGAAGAAGTGGCGATTATTGCACCAGGTTTAGATGCGATCGCTCGTTATACTCTAGTAGAAATCCTCGTCAAGCAAAATATCCCAGTAGAATCGCTCAATGACCAACGTCCCCTAATTAGTTCGCCCGTCATTCGCGCCTTACTCACCATGCTGGCACTAGTTTATCCCGGCTTGGGACGCCTCGTAGATCGGGATGCCGTTGCAGAAATGCTAGTTGTCTTGAGTAGGAAGCAACAACTACCAGAAAACTCTACAGACGCGATGAATCGCGTCTCTACAAATATTGATCCGGTACGTGCTGGTTTGATTGCAGATTACTGCTTTGTACCCCATCCCGATCGCCCCAACTTGCTACCAGTGTCAGCCTTTGAGCGCTGGGATCGAATTGGTTATGCAGCGACTACAGCCTACAATGAGATATTAGAGTGGTTAGAACAGCAGCGATCGCAACAAGAACTGCGGTTAATTCCTAGTCCTATTTCCCTTTTAGACAGAGCAATTCAGCGTTTTTTATGGAATGGGAGCAATCTCCCCTACGAACAACTAGCAGCATTGCGGGAATTATTAGAAACCGCCCAACATTACTGGGAAATTGACACCAGATTACGACAAATTACCCCAGCTGAAACAACGCCTCAGACAACTATTATTGAATTCATTCAACTACTGCGACGTGGTACGATTACCGCCAACGCTTACCCTGTGCTACCCATTGGTGGAGCGAGAAAGGCTGTCACCTTAGCAACTATATTTCAATATCGATCTAGTAGGCGATCGCACCAGTGGCATTTTTGGCTGGATGCTGGTTCACCTCTGTGGGCGAAAGGTGGTGCGGCGACTTTGTTCGGTGCGCCGTTTTTCCTGCGAGACAGGTTAGGCGAACCTTGGACAGCAGAAGATGAAAAATTGGCAGAAGAACAACGACTACGAAGGATCTTGACAGATTTACTCTCTCGTGTATCCCAGAGAGTTTATTTGTGTCATAGCGATTTAGCAGTGAATGGACAAGAGCAATTAGGGCCGCTTTTACCTTTAGTGAATGCCTGTGTGACGGTTATTTCTGAGGCTAATTAATTGAGTTTATTTATACACCCTACTGTAACTGATAGCAAGGGACTTCCAAATAAAAAAATATATAACAACTATTTATTGTAGGGTGGGCGTCTCGCCCGCCCAGTCCATAGGGCGGGCAAGATGCCCACCCCACAATATTGGATAATTTATTTCTTGGAGTTCCCAAATCAAAAAATTCAGGTTGCTAAACCGTTACTATCGTCAAAATAGCCTGTATTAATACTTCTAGCTCAATTGGTTTAGAAATATGATGTTGAAATCCGGCGGCTAGTGCTTGTTGTCGATCGATTTCTCCCGCATAGGCAGTCAGGGCGATCGCGGGAATTTCTCCACCTTGTTCGGGCGGCTGCTTTCTAATTTGACGAATTAGGGTGTAGCCATCCATATCAGGCATACCAATATCACTAATTAACAAATCAAATTTTGTTTGCATCAAACTACTCAGAGCATCATGTGCTGAGTCTACTTCAGTCACTTTTGCCCCGTACTGTTCTAGCACGAAGGCAATGAACTCCCGCGAATCTCTGTCGTCGTCTACAAGCAGCGTTTGTAATCCATTGAGATTTAAATCTGAGCGATCGCGATCGGCTGTATTAACCTGATTCAATTTTGAAGCAGCGATCAATGGAAGTTTAACTTTAAATACTGCTCCTTGCCCTTCCCCAGGACTGGCTGCTTGAACAGTTCCGCCATGCAATTCAACCAAATGACGCACAATCGCTAACCCTAACCCCAACCCGCCAAATTTTCGCGTCGTTGTCCCATCGGCTTGGCGGAAGTAGTCAAAGACGTAGGGGAGAAAGTCACCAGAGATGCCCCTACCAGTATCGCTGACAGTGATTTGAGTATATTCCGCAGCACAAGTATCTACTTCATCCTTGATCGTTTCTAACCGCACCTCTACTTGACCACCCGGTGAGGTAAATTTAATCGCGTTAGAAAGTAGATTCCAAACAACTTGTTGCAAACGACCAGAATCACCCAACACTTGTCCAATGTTCGGTTCAAATATTGTTTGAATCTGAATAGATTTAGCTTCAGCAGCAAGGCGCACTGTTTCCAGGGCAGCTTTGATAGTAAAAGTTAGACCGACTGGAACTGTGTTTAAACTCAACTTACCTTGGAGAATACGCGACACATCGAGCAAATCTTCTATTAGTTGTGCTTGCAGTTTCGCGTTGCGCTCAATCGTTTCGAGGGCGTACTGAGTTTTGGCTGCATCCTGATGACTCTTTTGCAGAATTCTTGCCCAACCCAGAATCGGATTTAGGGGCGATCGCAATTCATGAGATAGCACTGCCAAAAATTCATCTTTGATGCGGTTGGCTTGCTGCGCTTGTTCGGTCTGTTGCTGCAAAGAAATCATTAGTTGATTGAGGCGATCGTTTTGCTCTTGCAGCAATGCTTCCGATCGCTTCCGTTCGGTGATATCAGACAAAATGAAAACGGCACCGGTGAGAGTCCCATCCCCATCAATTACTGGATCGATGGTTTTGGCAAACCAGCGTTCTTGAGACTGAAATTCGAGAACTTGCCGTTGGTGAGTTTCTTTGGCACGGCGAAAACAAGTGCCATTGCCGATTCCCAATTTTGCGCCCATCAACTCGTGATGAGCATAACCTAAGATTTCGTCGGAGGGCTTGCAAAAAAGCTGCATCATCGCTCGATTACAGCGCATAATTCTACCTTCTCGGTCTACCAGAGAAACGCCGTCGTTCATGGAGTCAAAGGTGGTTTGCCACTCCCGCGCTGAGGACAAAGCAGCTTCCTCCGCGCGGCGAATTCGCAGCAGCGATCGCACGGTGGCAAGCAGTTCAATTGGTTCAACGGGTTGCACCAGATAAGCATCAGCACCACTATCTAAGCCTTCCGCTTTATCCTGGCTTTGGACAAAACTTGCAGAAAGTTGTAGCACGGGAATAAAAGTCGTTTCCGGGTTTGCCTTAATTTGACGACAGACTTCAAAGCCACTGATATCTGGTAATTGGACATCTAAAATTACTAAGTCAGGCTGAAAGTTAGCAACGGCTTCTAATCCTGTTGCTCCAGTTGCCGCTTCCACGACACTAAAGCCTGCATTTTGCAAAATCCGGTTAACAACGTAGCGATTGGCTTCGTTATCGTCAACATGCAGGATTGTAACCCGTGGCTCAGACATGACTTTTCCCTTAAACCTCTAGAACAAGTCCGGCTTTGACAAGCGCATCTTGAAGTTGAACAATCGCCGTAGTTTGAGAGCCTGTTTCTTTGGAAACAATGGCTATGCTTTGTTTTGCTAATCGGCTTTGCGCTTCTGCATCCAGTTGAGCAGATGAGTGAATAATCACCGGAATTGACTGAGTGACGGAATTGTTCTTCAGCTGCTTGAGTACGTCAAATCCGCCGATCTCTGGCATCTCCAAGTCCAGCACGATGGCGTTTGGCTGCTCTCGTTGTGCCAAATTTAATCCTTCTTGTCCGTTTGCGGCTTCTAAAATACTCAATGGTGTATTTATTAACAACTGTTTCACAAGATACCGATAGGCGGGGTCATCATCAATTAACAAGACTTTTTGAGGCTTGTTCTCAGTAATTAGCCTATTAAGTTTGTTCAACAGCGGCAATCTGTCTACCGGCTTAATTAGAAAACCGTCTGCTCCTAACGCCAGTGCTTGCTTCTCGTTATCAACGATGGTAATAACGAGTACAGGGATAGTGCGGGTTGTTTCATCCCCTTTGATTTCTCGTAAGAACGTCCAGCCGTTTTGCCCCTCCAGCAGAATATCTAGCATAATCGCCGCCGGTCGAAGTTTTTGTAAGGCTAGCCTTGCCTGAGCTAAGGTACGGGTAGCAATCAATTGATAGATTGATTCCTGAAGGTGCTTTTCGTAAATAAATAGGGTTTCTGGATGATCTTCAACCACCAGAATCGGCAAGCGAGTTGGCTCAACTGATGCTATTGGTTGCAGTCCGGTGGTCAATTCGGTGGCATTTGGGTAGACGATGGGAATTAATGCTGTAAAGGTAGAGCCTTCACCCAGCTGACTTTTCACCGAAATGCTTCCGCCGAGTAGCTCCGCAAGCTTGCGCGATAACGGCAATCCTAACCCGGTTCCCTTCACCTGCTTTTGCAGAGGGGACTCAATTTGCATAAAATCCTCAAAAATCCGCTCGCGATCGGCGGAAGCAATGCCGATACCTGTATCAGATACAGAGAAG
This Nostoc sp. C052 DNA region includes the following protein-coding sequences:
- a CDS encoding recombinase family protein, which translates into the protein MVSHSVWIVGTSRSGKTARLVEQFCNWVKSENQYIESFYTKKRGRKKGGYVPEFLYLKQTEPGVLVLAANDDNRRELGDIIVTSTLGKYPVRAKTPLGFFQDEVILFWPLLINSLNLKAQFPVRLRPETEQELATKLWRPQLDEEILRIAGVNESRLVRRILDLLQLAAYSGVPCEDIAQILARGLGENTATLEPEFLASLLLDWRNWCLERGLLTYGIITELYSQHLLSDRHYQQHLTKRYQAVLADDVDDYPSVARLLFDLLLDRGAVGAFSYNPDGAVRLGLGADPKYLEGLAERCRVEILNGPPLESLGEQLTKQMVELITEPMVLLSLPKTVHSIQTTSRAQLLRQTAEVISNAIQSQQVQAEEVAIIAPGLDAIARYTLVEILVKQNIPVESLNDQRPLISSPVIRALLTMLALVYPGLGRLVDRDAVAEMLVVLSRKQQLPENSTDAMNRVSTNIDPVRAGLIADYCFVPHPDRPNLLPVSAFERWDRIGYAATTAYNEILEWLEQQRSQQELRLIPSPISLLDRAIQRFLWNGSNLPYEQLAALRELLETAQHYWEIDTRLRQITPAETTPQTTIIEFIQLLRRGTITANAYPVLPIGGARKAVTLATIFQYRSSRRSHQWHFWLDAGSPLWAKGGAATLFGAPFFLRDRLGEPWTAEDEKLAEEQRLRRILTDLLSRVSQRVYLCHSDLAVNGQEQLGPLLPLVNACVTVISEAN
- a CDS encoding response regulator is translated as MSEPRVTILHVDDNEANRYVVNRILQNAGFSVVEAATGATGLEAVANFQPDLVILDVQLPDISGFEVCRQIKANPETTFIPVLQLSASFVQSQDKAEGLDSGADAYLVQPVEPIELLATVRSLLRIRRAEEAALSSAREWQTTFDSMNDGVSLVDREGRIMRCNRAMMQLFCKPSDEILGYAHHELMGAKLGIGNGTCFRRAKETHQRQVLEFQSQERWFAKTIDPVIDGDGTLTGAVFILSDITERKRSEALLQEQNDRLNQLMISLQQQTEQAQQANRIKDEFLAVLSHELRSPLNPILGWARILQKSHQDAAKTQYALETIERNAKLQAQLIEDLLDVSRILQGKLSLNTVPVGLTFTIKAALETVRLAAEAKSIQIQTIFEPNIGQVLGDSGRLQQVVWNLLSNAIKFTSPGGQVEVRLETIKDEVDTCAAEYTQITVSDTGRGISGDFLPYVFDYFRQADGTTTRKFGGLGLGLAIVRHLVELHGGTVQAASPGEGQGAVFKVKLPLIAASKLNQVNTADRDRSDLNLNGLQTLLVDDDRDSREFIAFVLEQYGAKVTEVDSAHDALSSLMQTKFDLLISDIGMPDMDGYTLIRQIRKQPPEQGGEIPAIALTAYAGEIDRQQALAAGFQHHISKPIELEVLIQAILTIVTV